Proteins encoded within one genomic window of Vidua macroura isolate BioBank_ID:100142 chromosome 2, ASM2450914v1, whole genome shotgun sequence:
- the RPS19 gene encoding LOW QUALITY PROTEIN: 40S ribosomal protein S19 (The sequence of the model RefSeq protein was modified relative to this genomic sequence to represent the inferred CDS: inserted 1 base in 1 codon), whose amino-acid sequence MPSPGNSAALLPGLEEFPQGSGFQQPGNLRTGDPIPLTKLKNRFYTRAASTARHLYLCGGAGVGSMVKVHGGRQRRGVWPSHCSRGSDAVARRVLQALEAPKAVEKDQDGXPQGQRDLHLIAKQVATTTKNY is encoded by the exons ATGCCGAGCCCCGGTAATTCCGCCGCGCTTCTTCCTGGTTTGGAAGAATTCCCGCAGGGATCAGGTTTCCAGCAGCCCGGCAATCTCAGAACGGGGGATCCCATCCCCCTCACGAAATTAAAGAACCGGTTTTACACAAGGGCAGCCTCCACGGCCCGGCACCTGTACCTGTGCGGCGGAGCCGGCGTGGGCTCTATGGTCAAGGTGCACGGGGGCCGGCAGCGCCGCGGAGTCTGGCCCAGCCACTGCAGCCGCGGCTCGGACGCCGTGGCCCGCCGGGTGCTGCAGGCGCTCGAGGCACCCAAGGCAGTCGAGAAGGACCAGGATG GGCCGCAGGGGCAGCGGGACCTGCATCTCATTGCCAAGCAAGTCGCCACCACCACCAAGAACTACTGA